A stretch of the Streptomyces sp. NBC_00078 genome encodes the following:
- a CDS encoding cytochrome b/b6 domain-containing protein: protein MNARRSNTSLPKPGRSAYGVASAVVLLLIPVVVMLGGDWLQQFLNFGAGVLSLVCLTCSVIWGLVAQDRLVLNIRQRIVAQGIHRVTAVASIAFLFIHIGVKLALDHADWVAALLPFGWLFSGTGGANPGSATLIGMGSLAAYLMIFVGITGALRNQFASPAPVAARWRAMHMLAYPAWCAALLHGLFAGRPAKTFFMVSYELCVVAVAAALALRAAPRPFKRRVADRLAMLLGNEPGSSRAEELEASRARVAEGSSALPGYESRRAPRQSVTDTGSIPTAAPPYDAPASRTMSPEPSNGFAAAYRAVTPQQRGQQPYAADQTARMDMPLNMQATEAIPRMDGGGSTSGSWPVPLPPPVGEAPPSAYDPMQDTGYNIPAYDNSGTAAYRNSDVYDTGETNTGYGTYNQSDTYDQNGTYNSGPANEPSPGASYDAPGSGEPWNTPSGGYR, encoded by the coding sequence ATGAACGCTCGTCGTAGTAACACCTCGCTCCCCAAACCGGGCCGGTCGGCCTACGGGGTGGCGTCGGCTGTCGTACTGCTGCTGATACCCGTCGTCGTGATGCTCGGAGGCGACTGGCTGCAGCAGTTCCTGAACTTCGGTGCAGGCGTCCTGTCGCTCGTCTGTCTCACCTGCTCGGTGATCTGGGGCCTGGTTGCCCAGGACCGGCTCGTCCTCAACATCCGCCAGCGCATCGTCGCGCAGGGCATCCACCGGGTGACCGCCGTCGCCTCGATCGCGTTCCTGTTCATCCACATCGGGGTCAAGCTCGCGCTGGACCACGCCGACTGGGTCGCGGCCCTGCTCCCCTTCGGCTGGCTCTTCTCGGGCACCGGCGGCGCGAACCCGGGCAGCGCCACCCTCATCGGCATGGGCTCCCTGGCCGCGTACCTCATGATCTTCGTCGGCATCACCGGCGCGCTCCGCAACCAGTTCGCCTCCCCGGCGCCGGTCGCGGCGCGCTGGCGTGCCATGCACATGCTGGCCTACCCGGCCTGGTGCGCGGCGCTGCTCCACGGCCTGTTCGCGGGACGGCCGGCGAAGACGTTCTTCATGGTGTCGTACGAGCTGTGCGTGGTCGCGGTGGCCGCGGCCCTCGCGCTGCGTGCGGCCCCGCGCCCGTTCAAGCGCAGGGTCGCCGACCGCCTCGCCATGCTTCTGGGCAATGAGCCGGGGTCGAGCCGCGCCGAGGAGCTCGAAGCGAGCCGCGCGCGCGTCGCCGAGGGCTCCTCCGCACTGCCCGGCTACGAGAGCAGGCGGGCGCCGAGGCAGTCGGTCACCGACACGGGAAGCATCCCGACGGCGGCACCCCCGTACGACGCTCCGGCCTCGCGCACGATGTCCCCGGAGCCCTCGAACGGCTTCGCGGCCGCCTACCGCGCCGTCACTCCCCAGCAGCGCGGACAGCAACCCTATGCGGCCGACCAGACCGCGCGCATGGACATGCCCCTGAACATGCAGGCCACGGAGGCGATCCCGCGCATGGACGGCGGCGGCAGCACCTCGGGGAGCTGGCCGGTCCCCTTGCCTCCTCCGGTCGGCGAGGCGCCCCCATCGGCGTACGACCCGATGCAGGACACCGGATACAACATCCCGGCCTACGACAATTCGGGCACCGCTGCCTATCGCAACAGTGATGTGTACGACACCGGTGAGACGAACACCGGCTACGGCACGTACAACCAGAGCGACACGTACGACCAGAACGGCACGTACAACAGCGGTCCCGCCAACGAACCATCGCCCGGCGCCTCGTACGACGCACCGGGTTCGGGCGAACCTTGGAACACGCCCTCCGGAGGCTATAGGTGA